The following are encoded in a window of Solidesulfovibrio magneticus RS-1 genomic DNA:
- a CDS encoding NADH-dependent [FeFe] hydrogenase, group A6, which yields MSMLTVHIDGKTTTIPAGGTILDAARKLDIDIPTLCYLNLEDLKVNNKAASCRICVVEVEGRRNLAPACATPATDGMVVKSNTLRVLNARKTVLELLLSDHPKDCLVCAKSGECELQDLAEKFGIRESPYDGGEMSHYRKDVSPSIIRDMDKCIMCRRCETMCNDIQTCGVLSGVNRGFTAVVAPAFEMNLADTVCTNCGQCVAVCPVGALVENDNSWDVVDALADPDKVVIVQTAPAVRAALGEDLGIAPGTSVTGKMAAALRRLGFDHIFDTDFAADLTIMEEGSEFLDRLTRYLGGDQTAKLPILTSCCPGWVKFFEHNFQDMLDVPSTAKSPQQMFGAIAKTYYADMLGIPRDKLVVVSVMPCLAKKYERARPEFSVDGNPDVDIVISTRELARLIKRMNIDFASLPDEDFDAPLGESTGAAPIFGVTGGVIEAALRTAYELATGETLQKVDFEDVRGMDGVKVATVQVGPHELRIGIAHGLGNARKLLNRVREGETFHAIEVMACPGGCIGGGGQPYHHGDIELLKLRTQVLYAEDAGKPLRKSHQNPYIIELYEKFLGKPLSEKSHHLLHTHYFKRQRL from the coding sequence ATGTCCATGCTGACAGTGCATATAGACGGCAAGACCACCACCATCCCGGCCGGCGGCACCATCCTGGACGCCGCCCGCAAACTGGATATCGACATCCCGACCCTGTGCTACCTCAATCTTGAGGATCTCAAGGTCAACAACAAGGCCGCCTCCTGCCGCATCTGCGTGGTGGAGGTCGAGGGTCGGCGCAACCTGGCTCCGGCCTGCGCCACCCCGGCCACCGACGGCATGGTGGTCAAGTCCAACACCCTGCGCGTCCTTAACGCCCGTAAGACCGTGCTGGAGCTGCTGCTCTCCGACCACCCCAAGGACTGCCTCGTGTGCGCCAAGTCCGGCGAATGCGAGCTGCAGGATCTGGCCGAAAAGTTCGGCATCCGCGAGTCGCCCTATGACGGCGGCGAAATGTCCCACTACCGCAAGGACGTCTCGCCCTCCATCATCCGCGACATGGACAAGTGCATCATGTGCCGCCGCTGCGAGACCATGTGCAACGACATCCAGACCTGCGGCGTGCTGTCGGGCGTCAACCGCGGCTTCACCGCCGTGGTCGCCCCGGCCTTCGAGATGAACCTGGCCGACACCGTGTGCACCAACTGCGGCCAGTGCGTGGCCGTGTGCCCGGTGGGCGCGCTGGTGGAAAACGACAACAGCTGGGACGTGGTCGACGCCCTGGCCGACCCGGACAAGGTGGTCATCGTCCAGACCGCCCCGGCCGTGCGCGCCGCCCTGGGCGAAGACCTCGGCATCGCCCCGGGCACGTCCGTCACCGGCAAGATGGCCGCCGCCCTGCGCCGCCTGGGCTTTGACCACATCTTCGACACCGACTTCGCCGCCGACCTCACCATCATGGAAGAAGGCTCGGAGTTCCTCGACCGCCTGACCCGCTACCTGGGTGGCGACCAGACGGCCAAGCTGCCCATCCTGACCTCCTGCTGTCCCGGCTGGGTCAAGTTCTTCGAGCACAACTTCCAGGACATGCTCGACGTGCCTTCCACCGCCAAGTCGCCCCAGCAGATGTTCGGCGCCATCGCCAAGACCTACTACGCCGACATGCTGGGCATCCCCCGCGACAAGCTGGTCGTGGTCTCGGTCATGCCGTGCCTGGCCAAGAAGTACGAACGCGCCCGGCCGGAGTTCTCCGTGGACGGCAACCCGGACGTGGACATCGTCATCTCCACCCGTGAGCTGGCCCGGCTGATCAAGCGCATGAACATCGACTTCGCCAGCCTGCCTGACGAAGACTTCGACGCGCCCCTTGGCGAGTCCACCGGCGCGGCTCCGATCTTCGGCGTCACCGGCGGCGTCATCGAGGCGGCCCTGCGCACCGCTTACGAGCTGGCCACCGGCGAAACCCTCCAGAAGGTCGACTTCGAGGACGTGCGCGGCATGGACGGCGTCAAGGTGGCCACGGTCCAGGTCGGCCCCCACGAACTGCGCATCGGCATCGCCCATGGCCTGGGCAACGCCCGCAAGCTCCTTAACCGGGTGCGCGAAGGCGAAACCTTCCACGCCATCGAGGTCATGGCCTGCCCCGGCGGCTGCATCGGCGGCGGCGGACAGCCCTACCACCACGGTGACATTGAGCTGCTCAAGCTGCGCACCCAGGTGCTTTACGCCGAAGACGCCGGCAAGCCGCTGCGCAAGTCGCACCAGAACCCGTACATCATTGAACTGTACGAAAAGTTCCTGGGCAAGCCGCTGTCCGAGAAGTCACACCACCTGCTGCACACCCACTACTTCAAGCGCCAGCGCCTGTAG